A single genomic interval of Clostridium facile harbors:
- the recN gene encoding DNA repair protein RecN — translation MLTGLFIQNLAVIEKVYMEFGKGFHVFTGETGAGKSIVIDAINGILGGRCSKELVRSGTEKAVMIGSFQDVPQQVVDILRDNGVDLEDELVIQREISVDGKSVARICGRPVTVGLLKEIGSHLINIHGQHDNQILLSPERHMEILDCFGEINTLLSEYQRKFHRFTKVEKELEEINEKQQTKNQKLDLLHYQIDEIEQADLELGEDVELEHEARAIRNYARITESLHEAYQALDGEDELPGASSKLVDAVNALEYASEYYNGVDELKERLKGIAYEVEDIRHEVASKLEEFDMTPNRLDAIEARLDEIFKLKRKYGATIQEVLDYQQNCQKQLEQIEGYDIRQNELMVEQKQLRLACGELAEQLTEQRRKAAKQLVNTVAHELKFLDMANVTLQVHWEKTPFQSKGRDKIEFLISTNVGEPPKPIAKIASGGELSRIMLAIKNALADKDQIPTLIFDEVDTGVSGSAAQKIGLKLKQVSKNRQVFSVTHLAQIAALADIHFRIRKSVKGNRTYTEVIPLDEHGRVQEVARIMSTGEITDLMMKNAQEMIQRGRQSAES, via the coding sequence ATGCTTACAGGTTTGTTTATTCAAAATTTAGCAGTAATTGAAAAAGTGTATATGGAATTCGGCAAGGGCTTCCATGTGTTTACTGGGGAAACCGGGGCAGGGAAGTCGATTGTCATTGACGCCATTAATGGGATTTTAGGCGGACGCTGCTCCAAAGAGCTGGTGCGCAGCGGAACGGAAAAGGCGGTTATGATTGGTTCGTTCCAGGATGTCCCTCAGCAGGTAGTGGATATCTTGCGGGATAACGGGGTGGATTTGGAAGATGAGCTGGTCATCCAAAGGGAAATCTCGGTGGACGGAAAATCCGTAGCCCGTATCTGCGGTCGTCCGGTTACCGTTGGGCTGCTAAAAGAAATCGGTTCCCATCTCATCAATATCCATGGGCAGCACGATAACCAGATTCTGCTTTCCCCCGAACGCCATATGGAAATACTGGATTGTTTTGGCGAAATCAACACCTTGCTAAGCGAGTACCAGCGGAAATTCCACCGCTTTACCAAGGTGGAAAAAGAACTGGAAGAGATCAACGAGAAACAGCAAACCAAAAACCAGAAGTTGGATTTGCTCCACTATCAAATTGACGAGATTGAGCAGGCAGATTTGGAGTTGGGGGAAGATGTGGAACTGGAGCATGAAGCAAGAGCGATCCGCAATTATGCCCGTATCACCGAGAGCCTGCATGAAGCGTACCAGGCATTGGATGGCGAGGACGAACTGCCAGGGGCTTCCTCCAAATTGGTGGATGCTGTCAACGCCTTGGAATATGCTTCGGAATATTATAACGGCGTGGATGAACTAAAAGAACGCCTCAAAGGGATTGCTTATGAGGTGGAGGACATCCGCCATGAGGTTGCCTCAAAACTGGAAGAGTTCGATATGACCCCCAACCGTTTGGATGCCATTGAAGCGCGCTTAGATGAAATTTTCAAGTTAAAACGGAAATACGGGGCAACCATCCAGGAGGTATTGGACTATCAGCAGAACTGCCAAAAACAATTGGAACAGATTGAAGGATACGATATCCGGCAGAATGAGTTGATGGTAGAGCAAAAGCAGCTTCGTTTGGCATGTGGGGAACTGGCAGAACAACTGACGGAACAACGGCGTAAAGCCGCAAAACAGTTGGTAAATACCGTTGCCCATGAGCTAAAATTTTTGGATATGGCAAATGTCACCCTCCAGGTGCATTGGGAAAAAACACCCTTCCAATCCAAAGGGCGGGACAAAATTGAATTTTTGATTTCCACCAATGTAGGGGAACCGCCAAAACCAATTGCCAAAATCGCTTCCGGTGGGGAACTTTCCCGTATCATGCTGGCAATTAAAAATGCTTTGGCGGATAAAGACCAAATCCCAACCCTGATTTTTGACGAGGTGGATACCGGTGTCAGCGGTTCCGCAGCGCAAAAAATCGGGTTAAAGTTAAAACAGGTTTCCAAGAACCGCCAGGTATTCTCGGTTACCCATTTGGCACAGATTGCTGCTTTAGCGGATATCCATTTCAGGATTCGGAAATCCGTAAAAGGGAACCGCACTTATACCGAAGTAATCCCATTGGATGAACACGGCAGGGTGCAGGAAGTTGCCCGTATTATGTCCACCGGGGAAATTACCGATTTGATGATGAAAAACGCCCAGGAGATGATCCAGCGTGGAAGGCAATCTGCTGAATCATAA
- a CDS encoding arginine repressor, translating into MKSKRHDKIIELVLTKNIYTQEDLLQELSECGFQVTQATISRDIKELRLTKEMDDQGNYRYVTGAKKVLDSVSSKFGTIFSESVLGVDYAGNTIVVKCRHGMANAACATLDATEWAGVVGTLAGDDTIFILMRTQDDAATFTKELYKYLSN; encoded by the coding sequence ATGAAATCCAAACGTCATGATAAAATTATCGAATTAGTATTGACAAAAAATATTTATACCCAGGAAGATTTGCTGCAAGAATTATCAGAATGTGGATTCCAGGTCACCCAGGCAACCATTTCCCGGGATATTAAAGAATTGCGCCTGACCAAAGAAATGGATGACCAGGGCAACTACCGCTATGTAACCGGCGCGAAAAAAGTGCTGGATTCTGTTTCCAGCAAATTTGGGACTATTTTTTCCGAGTCCGTATTAGGGGTGGATTATGCGGGGAATACCATTGTGGTAAAATGCCGCCATGGTATGGCAAACGCTGCCTGCGCCACGTTGGACGCCACCGAATGGGCAGGGGTTGTGGGTACTCTGGCTGGTGATGATACCATATTTATCTTAATGCGTACCCAGGATGATGCCGCTACTTTTACCAAGGAACTTTATAAATATCTTTCAAACTAG
- a CDS encoding NAD(+)/NADH kinase: MKILFNLNLEKENTKQCTEQAVSILEQAGAECFLEYGMASVFDDSYHYADKEATMADFDLIVAVGGDGTIMDVGKQAALYDKPVLGINSGRLGFMAGVETDDLTPLQQLVTGDYTEQPRMLLEIVLKAKHGVVQRYIAVNDLLITKAALSSLIDVDVLCGEKLVNEYRADSILFATPTGSTAYSLSNGGPIADPTLSYISMSPICPHSFASRTYLFHENTVLTVKLGDKNRNSAYLVIDGQVGAELGQNDIVEITASQRKMRLISLNNKEFYEVVSKKFVVS, encoded by the coding sequence ATGAAAATACTGTTTAACCTCAATTTGGAAAAAGAAAATACAAAGCAATGTACCGAACAGGCGGTTTCCATTTTGGAGCAAGCTGGTGCGGAATGTTTTTTGGAATACGGCATGGCATCGGTGTTCGATGATAGCTACCACTATGCGGATAAGGAAGCAACGATGGCGGACTTTGACCTAATTGTGGCAGTGGGCGGCGATGGAACCATCATGGATGTGGGGAAACAGGCAGCCCTGTATGATAAGCCGGTGCTGGGGATTAATTCCGGACGGCTTGGGTTTATGGCAGGGGTGGAAACGGATGACCTGACCCCATTGCAGCAGCTGGTAACAGGGGATTATACTGAACAGCCCAGAATGTTGTTGGAAATCGTACTCAAAGCAAAACATGGAGTGGTTCAACGGTATATTGCAGTGAACGACCTGCTCATTACCAAAGCGGCGTTGAGCAGCTTGATTGATGTGGATGTGTTGTGTGGAGAAAAGCTGGTGAATGAATACCGGGCGGACAGCATCCTGTTCGCAACCCCTACCGGTTCCACTGCCTATTCCCTCTCCAATGGCGGACCGATTGCCGATCCAACCTTATCGTATATTTCCATGTCCCCGATTTGCCCCCACTCTTTTGCCTCCCGCACCTATCTGTTCCACGAAAATACCGTGTTGACAGTAAAACTGGGGGATAAAAATCGCAATTCCGCTTATCTGGTGATTGATGGGCAGGTTGGTGCGGAGCTGGGACAGAATGATATCGTGGAAATTACAGCCAGCCAGCGGAAAATGCGGCTGATTTCCTTAAATAATAAAGAATTTTATGAGGTAGTAAGCAAAAAATTTGTTGTGAGCTAA
- a CDS encoding TlyA family RNA methyltransferase, with translation MAKQRIDILLVERGLAPSREKAKAFIMAGEVLVNNEKVDKAGQTVPENCEITLKTGLKYVSRGGLKLEKAMQKHQLDLNGKTCMDIGASTGGFTDCMLQNGAAKVYAIDVGYGQLAWKLRTDERVVNMERTNARYLTHQEIPEEIDFSSVDVSFISLTIILPVLHLLLKEGGEAVVLVKPQFEAGRENVGKKGVVRDPKVHEMVIEKIFRFCCENGFYVKDIDYSPVKGPEGNIEYLFYLQKSDQVSTITEEEIAQVVASSHEELEQKH, from the coding sequence TTGGCAAAACAGAGGATTGATATTTTATTAGTTGAACGGGGGCTGGCACCCAGTCGGGAAAAAGCGAAAGCGTTTATCATGGCGGGGGAAGTACTGGTGAACAACGAAAAAGTGGACAAAGCTGGCCAAACCGTCCCAGAGAATTGCGAAATCACCTTAAAAACTGGATTAAAATATGTTAGCCGTGGCGGATTGAAACTGGAAAAAGCGATGCAAAAGCACCAGTTAGATTTAAACGGAAAAACCTGCATGGACATTGGGGCATCTACCGGTGGCTTTACCGATTGTATGCTGCAAAACGGGGCTGCCAAGGTATATGCTATTGATGTGGGATACGGCCAGTTGGCGTGGAAACTCCGTACCGATGAGCGGGTGGTGAACATGGAGCGCACCAACGCCCGATACCTGACCCATCAGGAAATCCCAGAGGAAATTGATTTTTCCTCGGTAGACGTTTCGTTCATCTCGTTGACTATCATCCTGCCGGTGTTACATCTCCTGCTCAAAGAGGGAGGGGAAGCCGTTGTGCTGGTGAAACCACAATTTGAAGCGGGAAGGGAAAATGTCGGAAAAAAAGGGGTAGTCCGAGACCCTAAAGTCCACGAGATGGTGATCGAAAAGATTTTCCGTTTTTGCTGTGAAAACGGCTTTTATGTCAAGGATATTGACTATTCCCCGGTAAAAGGGCCGGAAGGCAATATCGAATACCTGTTTTATCTCCAAAAATCCGACCAGGTTTCCACTATTACCGAGGAGGAGATTGCCCAGGTAGTAGCTTCCTCCCATGAGGAACTGGAACAAAAACATTAA
- the dxs gene encoding 1-deoxy-D-xylulose-5-phosphate synthase: MNQNSLLSRINSPRDLDQLTDAELKRLCAEIRTCIIQTVSKTGGHLASNLGVVELTVALHRAFESPKDKIVWDVGHQCYTHKLLTGRREQFSTLRQENGISGFPRPYESEHDSFMAGHSTNSISAACGIARAELLKGSNRSVIAVIGDGAFTGGMAYEALNNAAGLHNLIVILNYNEMSISKTVGSFARYLANLRSEPTYLKTKSSLENILDHTPVVGKGLKKVLSSSKKGIKNMLYHSNFFTDLGFAYLGPVDGHNLEELSRAMNWAKNADKPALIQVFTTKGKGYSKAEQNPGAYHGVSNFDIEQGNPDFIEEDSFSTAFGKELERIGRMDKKVCAVTAAMKYGTGLQYFSSTCRDRFFDVGIAEEHAVTFCSGLACNGMRPVFAVYSTFLQRGYDQIIHDAAISRNHVVLAVDRAGIVGNDGETHQGIFDAAYLSHIPGITVYSPADYEETRIFLKKALYEIDGVVAVRYPRGSEPKLPEFPEKNTDYQWIGEGDCLIVTYGRISADAIQAAQKLGEVCPTAVLKLNRISPLPEEAVKKASQYQRIFFFEEGIRLGGIGEHFLNALNQYGFQGSYTLTAIDHFIPQASVESSLKQLHLDRDGMIKTIVEQINEV, from the coding sequence ATGAATCAAAATTCTTTATTAAGTCGAATCAATTCCCCAAGAGATTTAGATCAATTAACAGATGCTGAGTTAAAACGCCTTTGTGCAGAAATTCGCACCTGTATTATCCAAACGGTTTCCAAAACTGGGGGGCATTTGGCGTCAAATTTAGGGGTTGTGGAACTAACTGTGGCATTACACCGTGCCTTTGAAAGCCCCAAGGATAAAATTGTGTGGGATGTAGGCCACCAGTGTTATACCCATAAATTGTTGACAGGGCGGAGGGAACAATTTTCCACCTTGCGCCAGGAAAATGGGATTTCCGGCTTTCCACGCCCTTATGAGAGCGAGCACGATTCCTTTATGGCTGGCCATAGTACCAACTCGATTTCCGCTGCCTGTGGGATTGCCCGGGCGGAACTGTTAAAGGGCTCCAACCGCTCTGTCATTGCAGTGATTGGGGATGGTGCCTTTACCGGAGGTATGGCATATGAAGCACTGAACAACGCAGCGGGACTACATAATCTAATTGTCATTTTAAATTATAATGAGATGTCTATCTCCAAAACGGTGGGGAGCTTTGCCCGTTACCTTGCCAACCTGCGTTCGGAACCCACCTATTTGAAAACCAAAAGTTCATTGGAAAACATCCTGGACCACACCCCAGTTGTGGGGAAAGGATTGAAAAAAGTCCTTTCCAGCTCCAAAAAAGGGATTAAAAATATGTTGTACCACAGCAACTTTTTTACCGATTTGGGGTTTGCCTATCTGGGCCCGGTGGACGGGCACAACCTAGAGGAGCTATCCCGTGCCATGAACTGGGCAAAAAACGCAGATAAACCAGCATTGATTCAAGTGTTCACTACCAAAGGGAAAGGATATTCCAAAGCGGAACAAAACCCCGGAGCTTATCACGGGGTATCTAATTTTGACATTGAGCAGGGTAACCCTGATTTTATAGAAGAAGACAGTTTTTCCACCGCTTTTGGGAAAGAGCTGGAGCGGATTGGACGGATGGACAAAAAAGTCTGTGCGGTAACCGCCGCCATGAAGTATGGCACCGGTCTGCAATATTTTTCCTCCACGTGCCGTGACCGTTTTTTTGACGTAGGCATTGCGGAAGAACACGCCGTTACCTTTTGTTCCGGCTTGGCGTGCAATGGGATGCGCCCTGTATTCGCGGTGTACTCCACCTTTTTGCAGCGTGGATACGATCAGATTATCCACGACGCTGCCATCAGCCGGAACCATGTTGTGCTTGCGGTAGACCGTGCTGGCATTGTGGGGAACGACGGGGAAACCCATCAGGGGATTTTCGACGCCGCTTACCTAAGTCATATCCCGGGGATTACGGTTTATTCCCCAGCGGACTATGAGGAAACCCGCATCTTTTTGAAAAAAGCACTATATGAAATTGACGGCGTTGTAGCGGTACGGTATCCAAGGGGGTCCGAGCCGAAATTGCCGGAGTTTCCGGAGAAAAACACCGACTACCAGTGGATTGGGGAAGGTGATTGCCTGATTGTCACCTATGGCAGGATTTCTGCTGATGCTATCCAGGCTGCCCAAAAACTAGGGGAAGTCTGTCCAACGGCAGTGTTAAAGTTAAACCGGATTTCCCCATTGCCGGAGGAAGCGGTGAAAAAAGCTAGCCAGTACCAAAGAATCTTTTTCTTTGAGGAAGGGATTCGCCTGGGTGGAATCGGGGAACATTTCCTTAACGCCCTAAATCAGTATGGTTTCCAGGGTTCCTATACCTTGACGGCGATTGACCACTTTATTCCTCAGGCATCCGTAGAGAGCAGTTTAAAACAGCTCCATCTGGACCGGGATGGTATGATAAAAACAATTGTAGAACAGATAAATGAGGTGTAG
- a CDS encoding divergent PAP2 family protein, producing the protein MYSITGVLHNYPLIAALAAWVVAQLAKTLLDLVTNKKFNRELLTASGGMPSSHSATVCALTLAIGRCSGLNSAAFAIAVIMAAIVMYDAMGVRYSSGEQAKVLNKIILLLKRTDCPDDNQKQRLENTLKSLAKPSEQLDAEEEDDEELKQIKEKLGHTPLQVLAGALLGIVVALLIPTSI; encoded by the coding sequence ATGTACAGTATCACAGGGGTCCTTCATAATTATCCCTTGATTGCTGCTTTAGCGGCGTGGGTGGTGGCCCAGCTCGCTAAAACGTTGCTTGACCTGGTTACCAATAAAAAATTTAATCGGGAACTGCTTACAGCGTCCGGCGGTATGCCAAGTTCCCATTCCGCTACCGTGTGCGCCTTAACTTTGGCAATCGGACGATGTTCTGGATTAAATTCCGCCGCCTTTGCCATCGCGGTGATTATGGCGGCAATTGTGATGTATGACGCCATGGGTGTGCGGTATTCCTCTGGGGAGCAGGCAAAAGTATTAAATAAAATTATCCTATTGTTAAAACGGACAGACTGCCCGGACGATAATCAGAAACAACGGCTGGAAAACACCTTAAAATCTTTAGCAAAACCTTCGGAGCAATTGGACGCGGAGGAAGAGGACGACGAGGAGTTAAAACAAATTAAAGAAAAACTTGGGCATACACCGTTACAAGTATTAGCTGGTGCTTTATTGGGGATTGTGGTAGCATTGCTCATTCCAACCTCCATTTAA
- a CDS encoding polyprenyl synthetase family protein, with protein MSFTQTLQEYIQMVNQQLEEYLPKKSNLQHVVDDAMAYSVEAGGKRLRPVLTLEVCRMLGGEIQHALPFACAVEMIHSSSLIHDDLPCMDDDELRRGKPSCHIAFGEANALLAGDALLLYAFEVMAKAHQTHGTGYEEIAKGIETLSHCAGTDGMVGGQVIDLTYENQRIEYEILHQMHLLKTGALIRAACQLGAIAAKASPEQIQQIGAYAETLGLAFQICDDILDVVGDQQLLGKPIGSDEQMQKTNFITLFGLEGSRQKAAELTELAKQQLRQFDHPEFLLELTDMLLERKK; from the coding sequence ATGAGTTTTACACAAACCTTACAAGAATATATCCAAATGGTGAACCAGCAGTTGGAAGAATACCTTCCAAAAAAAAGCAATTTGCAGCATGTGGTAGACGACGCTATGGCGTATAGTGTGGAAGCAGGAGGAAAGCGTCTCCGTCCAGTGCTTACCCTGGAGGTATGCCGTATGTTGGGTGGGGAGATCCAACATGCCTTGCCATTTGCCTGTGCGGTGGAGATGATTCATTCCAGTTCATTAATCCACGATGACCTTCCCTGTATGGATGATGATGAACTCCGCAGGGGAAAGCCATCCTGCCATATTGCATTTGGGGAAGCCAACGCCCTTTTAGCAGGGGATGCCCTCCTGCTGTATGCCTTTGAGGTGATGGCAAAAGCCCATCAAACCCACGGGACAGGCTATGAGGAAATCGCAAAAGGGATAGAAACCCTTTCCCATTGTGCTGGTACCGACGGCATGGTGGGTGGCCAGGTAATTGATTTGACCTATGAAAACCAACGGATTGAATATGAAATTTTGCATCAAATGCACCTGTTAAAGACAGGGGCGCTCATCCGTGCTGCCTGCCAGTTGGGGGCAATTGCCGCCAAAGCCTCTCCGGAACAAATCCAGCAGATTGGTGCTTACGCCGAAACTCTGGGGCTAGCATTTCAGATTTGCGATGATATCTTGGATGTGGTGGGAGATCAGCAGCTGCTGGGCAAACCAATCGGAAGTGATGAACAAATGCAAAAAACCAATTTTATCACCTTGTTCGGGTTGGAAGGTTCCCGCCAAAAAGCGGCTGAGTTGACTGAGTTGGCAAAACAGCAGTTACGCCAGTTTGATCATCCAGAATTTTTGCTGGAATTAACCGATATGTTGCTGGAACGGAAAAAGTAA
- the xseB gene encoding exodeoxyribonuclease VII small subunit, whose amino-acid sequence MEQQLSFEKAMAELEKIVAKLEKGNLSLEQSLELYEKGTKLSAICHEKLQSAQLKIEEITKQEENSGGEQ is encoded by the coding sequence ATGGAACAACAGCTTTCTTTTGAAAAAGCCATGGCAGAACTGGAAAAAATCGTGGCAAAACTGGAAAAAGGCAACCTGTCTTTGGAGCAGAGTTTGGAGCTTTACGAAAAAGGGACAAAGCTCTCCGCCATCTGCCATGAAAAACTTCAGTCAGCCCAATTAAAAATTGAGGAAATTACAAAACAAGAGGAAAATTCTGGGGGAGAACAATGA
- the xseA gene encoding exodeoxyribonuclease VII large subunit: MTSYSVSDVNRFIKQILLAEDILHRIAIRGEVSNFVHHLRSGHCYFTLKDQNSALKCVMFKSNVAHLRFMPENGMQVIALGDIQVFERDGVYQLYCTDIQPDGAGALAMAFEQLKQKLAKEGLFDPERKKPLPAQPNTIGVVTSKTGAALQDILQILSRRYPIGTVKIFPAQVQGEQAAGSICSAIRLAEQVGVDVLIVGRGGGSLEDLWAFNEEAVARAIAACSIPVISAVGHEVDFTIADFVADLRAPTPSAAAELVAPDLQYLLSGIDKQRELLYNYTVDCIQQREHQLVGLEHQLHLHSPAGHLAAGQAILHQLDHRLETCFQSSYSQAQQRFGSAVSLLENLSPLKVLGRGYSITFNEEHKAVKNSRRLKIGDTLTTKFYDGSMVESTITKKMR; encoded by the coding sequence GTGACCAGTTACAGTGTTTCGGATGTAAACCGGTTTATCAAACAAATACTATTGGCAGAGGATATCCTCCACCGGATTGCGATCCGTGGGGAGGTCTCCAATTTTGTCCACCATCTTCGGTCTGGACACTGCTATTTTACGTTAAAAGACCAGAATAGTGCCCTAAAATGTGTCATGTTCAAAAGCAACGTGGCTCATTTGCGTTTTATGCCAGAAAACGGCATGCAGGTGATTGCCCTGGGAGATATCCAAGTGTTTGAACGGGATGGCGTTTATCAGCTTTATTGTACCGATATCCAGCCGGATGGTGCCGGTGCCTTGGCAATGGCGTTTGAACAGCTCAAGCAAAAGCTGGCGAAAGAAGGGCTGTTCGACCCGGAGCGGAAAAAGCCGCTCCCAGCCCAGCCCAATACCATCGGTGTGGTAACCTCCAAAACCGGGGCGGCATTACAGGATATCCTGCAAATTTTATCTAGGCGCTACCCTATTGGTACCGTGAAAATTTTCCCTGCCCAGGTGCAGGGGGAACAAGCCGCTGGCTCTATTTGTTCTGCCATCCGTTTGGCGGAACAGGTTGGGGTGGACGTCCTGATTGTAGGGCGGGGCGGAGGTTCCCTAGAAGACCTTTGGGCATTTAATGAGGAAGCTGTGGCAAGGGCGATTGCTGCCTGTTCCATCCCGGTGATTTCTGCTGTGGGGCACGAAGTGGATTTTACCATAGCGGATTTTGTAGCGGATTTGAGGGCGCCAACCCCTTCCGCAGCGGCAGAACTGGTTGCTCCGGATTTACAGTATCTATTATCCGGTATCGACAAGCAGCGGGAGTTGTTGTATAATTATACAGTAGATTGTATACAGCAGCGGGAACACCAGCTTGTTGGGTTGGAGCACCAGTTACACCTCCATTCCCCGGCCGGCCATCTGGCAGCGGGGCAGGCAATACTCCACCAACTGGATCATCGGTTGGAAACCTGTTTCCAGTCGTCTTATTCCCAAGCCCAGCAAAGGTTTGGCTCAGCGGTTTCCCTGTTGGAAAACCTCAGCCCACTCAAAGTGCTGGGGCGTGGGTATTCCATCACCTTTAATGAGGAACACAAAGCGGTCAAAAATTCCCGCCGCCTGAAAATAGGGGATACACTGACAACAAAATTTTACGATGGTAGTATGGTGGAAAGCACCATTACCAAAAAAATGAGGTAA
- a CDS encoding peptidase M22 yields MRVLGIDTSNYTCSTAFYDTQSRRMEMAKHLLPTPEGSLGLRQSQAVFEHTKLLGKMMQQLFETADGLPEAIGVSVRPRNVEGSYMPCFLTGKMAADSIGAVLGIPVHEFSHQQGHIAAALYSAKRLEWLHHSEFIAFHVSGGTTDCLLVKTGNGTIDQIKMVGTSLDLKAGQAIDRVGVSLGLPFPAGPYLEQLALQCTDKIKTQPMVKGLDCCLSGLENQCGKLKEQGAEPSYIARYCLQYIQQTLERMLLATIEQYGKKPVLFAGGVMSNRIIRDYFTGKYQACFAKPEFSSDNAGGIAVLAGKMEELA; encoded by the coding sequence ATGAGAGTATTAGGGATTGATACCAGCAATTATACCTGTTCCACCGCGTTTTATGATACACAGTCCCGTCGGATGGAGATGGCAAAACACCTTTTGCCTACACCGGAAGGAAGTTTGGGGCTGCGGCAATCCCAGGCGGTGTTTGAACACACGAAACTGCTGGGGAAGATGATGCAGCAGTTATTTGAAACCGCTGACGGGCTCCCCGAAGCCATTGGGGTTTCAGTGCGCCCGAGGAATGTGGAAGGTTCCTACATGCCCTGCTTTTTAACGGGCAAAATGGCGGCGGATTCCATTGGGGCGGTATTGGGGATACCAGTACATGAGTTTTCCCACCAGCAGGGGCATATTGCCGCTGCTTTGTATTCCGCCAAACGTCTGGAATGGCTGCACCACTCCGAATTTATCGCCTTCCATGTTTCCGGTGGTACTACCGACTGTTTATTGGTGAAAACTGGAAACGGGACAATCGACCAAATTAAGATGGTGGGGACTTCCCTCGACTTAAAAGCCGGTCAGGCAATCGACCGGGTAGGGGTGAGTTTGGGGCTGCCATTTCCAGCGGGACCTTATTTGGAACAGCTTGCGTTGCAATGTACCGATAAAATCAAAACGCAGCCCATGGTCAAAGGGCTGGACTGCTGTTTGTCCGGCTTGGAAAACCAGTGCGGTAAATTAAAGGAACAAGGGGCGGAACCCTCCTATATTGCCCGTTATTGTTTGCAGTACATCCAACAGACGTTGGAACGGATGCTGTTGGCAACGATAGAGCAGTATGGCAAAAAACCGGTTTTATTTGCCGGTGGGGTGATGTCTAACCGGATCATCCGGGATTATTTCACCGGAAAATACCAGGCGTGTTTTGCGAAACCGGAGTTTTCCTCGGACAATGCGGGGGGGATTGCGGTATTAGCAGGAAAAATGGAGGAACTTGCGTGA
- the nusB gene encoding transcription antitermination factor NusB produces MKRHEIRENAFVLVFEKIFNDDDLTQIVEIAKECDDLQVNEEVIRIVTGVQQHVQELDAVISEHLTKWSISRLSKVVLAILRLAVYEILFEDAIEPPIAINEAVELAKTYASQEDAAFINGVLGGFVRKLEEK; encoded by the coding sequence ATGAAAAGACATGAAATACGTGAAAACGCCTTTGTGCTCGTTTTTGAAAAGATTTTTAACGATGATGATTTAACACAAATTGTAGAAATTGCCAAAGAGTGTGACGACTTACAGGTAAACGAGGAGGTCATCCGCATTGTAACTGGCGTGCAGCAGCATGTGCAGGAACTGGATGCGGTGATTTCAGAACATTTGACCAAATGGAGTATTTCTCGCCTTTCCAAGGTGGTGTTGGCGATTTTGCGCCTGGCTGTTTATGAGATTCTGTTTGAGGACGCCATTGAGCCGCCAATTGCGATTAACGAAGCAGTAGAACTGGCAAAAACCTATGCTTCCCAGGAAGACGCTGCTTTTATCAACGGCGTGCTGGGTGGATTTGTACGGAAGCTGGAAGAAAAATAA
- a CDS encoding Asp23/Gls24 family envelope stress response protein — protein MKINQTTSTGHLKISEEVIGAIVKQTVMEIEGVAGLALVPVSKKDYLLKAKKPKQIMIETNADSVKITLGILMDKGYVIKRTAENVQRQVKEAVQNMAGVAVYQVNIYIAGILQD, from the coding sequence ATGAAAATCAATCAAACCACATCTACGGGCCATTTAAAAATATCGGAAGAAGTAATTGGCGCAATTGTAAAACAAACGGTAATGGAAATAGAAGGCGTCGCTGGCCTTGCTTTGGTACCTGTCAGCAAAAAAGATTATTTGTTAAAAGCCAAAAAACCAAAGCAAATTATGATCGAAACCAATGCGGACAGCGTAAAAATCACCTTGGGTATTTTAATGGATAAAGGCTATGTGATCAAACGCACAGCAGAAAATGTACAACGGCAGGTAAAAGAAGCCGTCCAGAATATGGCTGGTGTCGCTGTATACCAGGTGAATATTTACATCGCAGGAATCCTTCAGGATTAG